From the genome of Fulvia fulva chromosome 12, complete sequence:
TATTGATGGATCACCTCTGCCCTCGCCTGAGCTTCCCTCTCGCTCCTTGCATATCATGCCTCTCACAAACAGCTCCAGCCACCTCGTCGACTGGCTCAGCACAGACGACCACCACCCGCACCCGCTTCGATCACACAGTTCCTCAGAGGACCTCATGGCCCACAGCACGCCAGAATCCACACCACCTCGACTCACAATCGCCATCAAACGATCTCTTCTGTCACGAAGAAGATACTCGTTCCATATCATCCCCCCGGTCCCACAAGTTCCTTCGAAGGCTTTCACCTGCCCGTCTCCGAAAGGATTCGTCCACGCTGCCGGAACTTCACCAGGCTCATCGGATCTCCCAGTGATTCCTGTTAGGCCGCCGCTTAGGCCTACGCAGTCTTTTGGGAGCTCGTCAGATGTCTCGTATTATTCGCCGACGTTGTCGGAGTTTGGGAAGAAGTCGATGTTCGCCTCGGTCGAGGAGATGTTCCCGGACCAGGAGGTTTTGACGGCACGATCTGGTCACGGTTGGAGGTTCTATGCTACTTTTACCTGCTTGGCGCTGCTCAACTTCTCATGTGACTTCAGCACGACTGTCTTGTCTACAGCACTACCGGTAAGCAAAGTCCAGCTGCATGTCCTTGGGTCACCACTAATGTCAAGCTAGGCAGTTTCGCGAGATCTTGATCTGAAGACGCTGCAGGCTTTCTGGCTTCCAGGTTCACTTCTCCTCGCAGAAGCTTTATGTCAACCTCTATTCATGCGACTGGCGCATGCACTCGGCTGCGAACAGATACTACTCTCCGGCGTCGTCGTTTTCATCTCTGGCTCGGTCATGTCGGCACTGGCCAAGACCATTGCATTGCTCTTTGCTGGTCAATGCTTACAGGGAATTGGAGTCGGAGCGACCAGCATCCTGACAGAGCTCATACTGGGCCAATTTGGTACGACTCGTGACTTTCAGCCAGCAGGTCGCGGTGCATGGACTCGATCGACATCACACCTCTTCTCGATCGGCCTTGCTCTCGGACCTGTTCTTGGTGGTGCTTGTGCACAGAATGTCGGCTGGAAGTACGTCTTCTGGCCACAGGTCTTGCTTGGCTCGCTGACTCTCATTGGCTTGGCCTTCCTGCTACGACTGCCTGTTGTCTCAACCCACCCTGTATCCGAGAGACTTGCAAAGGTGGACTTCATCGGTTGGACGTTGCTGACCGCCGCGGTATCAATGATGACTACGTCCATCTTCCGATCCGGGCCCACTCACACATGGTCATCGTATCACACCTGGGTACCACTTGCACTTGGCTTTACTTGCTTTACGATGTGGTGTCTGTACAACGGGTACCGTATCGAGCCGGCCTTGCCGATGGGCATCTTTCAAGATCGCAGTGCTGCCGTGGCATGCTTCGGTGCATTGGTTCAGGGTATCCTCCTAGCTGCGATCATCTACTTCATGCCCATGTTCTTCCAGATTATGGGAATGCAGCCAATCATGTCCGGCATATCACTTGCACCCTGGACCCTTGGGATCCTCGCAGTGAGTGTCGCCAGTGGTGCGATCATCAGCGCAGCAGGATCTCGATCGATGGTCTGGGCTGGCTGGACTCTGTTAGCAGTTGGGTGCGGGCTCATGATTCTATTCTCCCCAACGACCACCGCAACATTGTTCGTGCCTGTTGAACTCATCGCAGGCGCCGGTCTCGGCCTTCTCACTCCAAGCCTCACCACCACCATCGAGTCAGCAGCCTCCAACGACGACGAGAGCATCCATGCCGTACCACTACTCATCTACTCCAACACCCTCGGTCAATGCCTCGGGATCTTGGGCAGCGGCGCCATCTTCTTAACAGCCATGGAGAAGGGTGTGGCACACAACAAATACCTCAGCGTCGGCGCCGCAGCCTACACCGAAGCTGCCGCTTCTTTCATCAACGTTATCAACACGACTACTCTGGAGCCGTAAGGCTTGCATTCAGCTCTGGTCACTATTTATACACAATTGTTACAATACGTTTGGATCTTTAATCGCGCTATCGCCGCTTTGGCTTTCGTTTTGAGCATTTGCTTCATCAAGGGGAAGAAGAAGCCGGCAGCGATGCAAACGCCGACGCTGCCGGAGCTAGAAGGATAAGAGGACCTCACGGTTCATGAGAGCGATCTCTCTTTGTTTTGATCTTTGGTTCGGATATATTGTGGGTTCTAAGCGAGCATGGCGCTTCGTGTTGATGAAAACGTTGCCTGCGAGCGCAGATGGCTGGGTCTGAGATGGAGTGTGTTGAATAGTGATACCCAGACGAGTTGGTGATTGTAGTGATGAGATGTGATGTGCTGAATGCAACGCCATGAAGTGTCGATGAGCCTCCTGCCAATAGTCTTGTTGCCGCCTATTCCATGTTGTCGATCATGCTAGCCATCGCTTCCGCAATGCGATGTCACTCCCAATCAGAGGGTACAACTTACCTTGGCGGACTCCCCTCGCAATACCAAGTCCCGTCAGATACGTTCCAGTGATGTCGATGCTGGCGCGGATGCGGCGGATGTTGCACTGACCACGCGAGACTCCAGCCGCACGGACCTTGCGTGTGAGATGGATGGCTCTCGGATCTAGCACTTCACGTGCAAGCCCCGCCTAAGGCATGCTGAAGTCGCAGCAAAGCAGCTCCATTCACTAGGTCCTTTACTGGGCGCTTAGTATTGGACACCTCGCGATGAAGTGAAGCGGGCCATAATTTGATTTCAAGTGAATGACAATGGCATTGTGCTCGCGACAACGCACGGCTTCCAGAAAGCGTGCTAGCGAAAATCCCTGCATAGCGCCTCACACCGGTCCTTAAACATTTCTCTTCCGCTCCGCCCTTCTTTCTTCTCTTCACCACCAACAGCCACTTGCAGGCCGGCTCTCGGATGTCGGGGTGGCTGACCTTGTCGATCACCCTGAACGCACCTCCCCCTCACTTTAGCACTTATCATCGTGCTGCGGGTGATCGGGTCGAGTACGCATTGCGGGCCACGCGACCATTGCGCCTCCGGTCCTTCGCTATGAGCACGAACACCAATTGCTGCGGAATAGATCTCGGTAGAGCAGCGTTGTATGCGACCACATACAATGTTCTCGGGCTGAGATTGGTTGTTGGAGGTCACGAGTAGGGTGGCATCTGCTTGGGAGCGGCCCCTCGAGTAGAGTCGCAACAGCTGCATCGGTCGTAAGACTCGATGCGGGCTTGACCGCTCTACTGAACGGTACAAACTAACAGGCTTGTCGAGAAGATGGTTCGATGAAGGTGCGAAGAGCGTCGGGTGCGATCGACCGATAGTGAGACTATTGTAACCATGTCGTCGCCGAAGAGGATATGTCTTGTTCTTCAAACGTGTCATGCCGCAACAGGTAACGCAGCGCACAACGAAAGCCGGAGTGTAGGACTGGCGTGTAAGGCCTGTGGACAAAGCTGAATGCCGCTTAGATCACTGCAGCGACTGGCCGTTTAGATCCTAAGTGTACTAGGCTGAACGACTTGGGGAGTCGATAAAGATATAGCGATGCGCAAGTGCCTCGCGCAGGTCACTATAGTCGCCACATCGCTTTAGCACGCGGGCCGGTTCAAGCGTCGATGTTTGTAGTGGAAACCACGAGGCGCTCGGCGGCAGCAAACTTTGTCCATAGCTCTTGGTGCTTGTTATGTTGTGCTTTGGGTCCGCGCGAGCTCTTGAGTGTAGAGCACAACCAGCAGGCTTGTTCATTAAATCCCAACCGTTTTGTAACGATCATACGGTAAGGCTGTGCTCACTTGTTGAAGCCGTAAGCCCTGCTCCCTGATGAAAGTAGCATCTGCGTGATGAGTGGAACGAGACGCCAGGTAGGCAGCTCGCAATATGAAGCGCTTCAAAGATATGTTCGACAGCCCCATCATGTTCCGCAGGATTTTGAGATCTTCTGGTGTCGTTGCTTGTGCAACATTCTCCTTGAGACAAGCCAGCGCTAGCCGGTGGTCCGGACTTTTGGGATGGTAGAGGGAGAAGGCTGCCTGACGATAATTTTTCTCGAGCCGCTCTGTGTACGACTTCGACCTGTAGCGTGTTGCCAATGAGCAAAATTCGTTGTAAAGCCTCTCATCAGTGTGCCTAAATTGGCCCGTCATGATCTGCTTCGTCAGGATTGACACAGAAGGTCGAAGGCTGAGATATGCGGTTGCAGGTCGTTGATCTTCGGGTGCTTCGGCGGTAAGTCTCCGTCGCAGGGTTTCGACCCGGAACATGCATCGGATCGCCTCGTCAAGTTCATGTCCGATACTGAGGGCGGCATGTGCAAGTACCATACTACCGAGCAAATGGCCCCGCCACATATGCTCTTTCTCGGGGACGAAAGGCTGATCGATCTCCGCGCGGAGCCAGTCGACCAGAAACGACTCTAAGCCTTCGAAGATGGCAAAGTAGCAAAGATTTCCCGTATGTAAGTGGTCATCAGAGACCAGAGGGCCCCAGAGCTTTTCGTCGGTCCACCTACATAGAAACGCATTAGCCATACTCAGACGCCACGTGGCAACGTCTCAGCAAATGCTACTGAGCTGGGGGTGCCGCGCGCGTGATTCCGGAAACATAATCCCTTCTGTCCCTCGAAATACTCACAATTGTGTCATGATGGTCCGAGCAAAAGGCTTGCCTTCCGAGCGCATGATTGCAGGCCTTTCTTTCCGTTTATATTTGGCTAAGCGTTCTCGTTCACCCGCGAGACACACACGAGCCGTCTCCAACGTGAACGTGCCATCTGCGATGACGCTCTGTAGGTGCTTAGTAGCTTCGACTTGGTCGGTAACGATATCGTTCTTCAGTCTGATGGCGGCCGGCGAGTACTCCCCAAAAGTGGAAAGTTGTCGCTGTGCTTTGACTTCTGCAACTTCCAATGCACTGCGCGGGGCAAGGGCAGTAGTGTCTTCGCTCTGTTGTGCGGTCGTCTATTCAGTCAATCAGCAAAGACGTCTCATGATAGTGAATCTTAAAAAAGACCATGAAAGGTATATTGCATCGCGTCCTGCAGCACTCTCGCCACCGATGGAATGCCCCAATTCGCCGGTACTCACAGTACTGTAAGAACGTCGTTCATGACTACACGCTGTGTGTAGCTGCACGTTTTTCAGGACCGGCCGAAGACTGCATGCTGTAGGTCTGTATGGAACAGCACCCTCGAGCACGCGTCCCGCAAGGACACGAACGCGAGACATGATGTATCGGCGATTTCCGGAGTCCAAGCAGACGACAGGTATGAGCTGGCGTGAGAAGTGGAAATGGTGTTAAGATAGGCCGGATGCAGACATCTGGAAGTAAAGACTGTGAAGGTGACGTTGATGTTCGGTCAAAGATGATGCTGAAGCGAAGAACGGGATGCAGTGCAAGGATCTCGCTCGCGAAGCGCCCAGTGCGGGTCATCAAATTTGATGGGCGAGCCATCATACCTTCATCCTAGCGAGCAGACAGCGCCCCCATTATATCAAGAATCATCAGACAGATCATACTGTGACAGAACTCAGTTGCAGTTGCATCAGAGCTTGCCATACAAGTACTGTAGGGACCATATTCTGTCGCCGACTCGGTCGTCTCACCAACTACAAGAGAGTTGCAGCTCCTCAGTTATCCTGCACAGCACTGACATCGACCTCCTCAATCCTCCACATATACCACATGAACAAACTCCTATAGGGCCTGAACCTCTCCGCAATCTCCACCATTTCCTTCTCGCTCATGTACTTCCACTTGTTGTTACTGCCCTTTGCCTTCAACTTCCCTACATCGCGGCCCATGTACGCCGCCATCCCTCTTTGCACCCCCAGGTCGCCGGTGCTAAAGACGTCCATCCGCTTCAGACCGAAGCACATGAACATCTCTACGCTCCACGCTCCCAGCCCACGGACTGCAATCAATTTGGAGAAGACGTCTTCGTCGCTGCCTTCCATCAGCTGCTTGACGGTGATTTCGCCAGAACCGAACTTCTGGGCAAGACCTTGGATGTACTCCGCCTTGCGCTGACTGAGGCCTGCTTCGCGGAGGCGAGCAAGTGGCGTTGATGCAACTAAGGCTGGTGGCGGGAAGCCTGTAGGGCATTGATCTGCTTCAAATAATGCGATGAACTTGTTCTTGATACTTTTTGCCGCGGCACCAGAGACTTGTTGCGCCATGATACCCGATGCCAGTGAGCGGAAGGGGTCGATGGTTTCTGCCAGGCCTTCTGGACTGAAGATGCGGCAGTGGTGTTGCTCAATGACGGGTTTAAGACGGCCGTTGTCATGAGCTTCGTCGCCCTTCAGAAGATGAGAACACGCCTCATCTAACAAAGTCTTGCTGGTAGCCTTTGGTGGTCCACCAGCTTTCGAAGGTGATGCCTCTTCAAAATTGCTGTACGCAGGCTGCAGTTGTGTTCCTCCAGGAGTGACTAGTGTGGCATTGGTGTGGTGGAGTTGCACCGGCCTCGTGGCTGGTGGCGATGCATCATCGATGTCGCCGGTGCTGTAGTTGCCATTCGGAGTAAGGTTGCTGCTGCTTGTCATGAACCCGATGGCTGATGCTGTTCGCGTAATGGGCGGAAGCTTAGATGGAGTCTCCTTGGCTATCTTTCGTCGCTTGTTGGGCAAAGGTGTGGATGGCGGAGGCGGCATGAAGTCTGCACCTTTCGCTCCCGATGTCCCTTTCTGTGCTGTTGAATCAACTGCGACATCACTATGTGCTTTGCTGTTTCGCGAGCGCTTCTTCGCCGCAACAACGGCGACTTCTGCTACAGCCTTGGCTGAGTTCCTTGCAGAGCGCCGTACTGATGACATTGCGAAGACTTGGCTGATAGACGGGTGTACACTCGAGCTGATGGCCACTGGCTGTAGCAAGGGAAAGGGTTGCCGTACTGTCAGCAACTTGGAGTATCGCGAGCGATGCACAGCGTGCAATTTCGAGCAACACGAGGCTAGAGCCAGTTCTGTTGTCCTGGGCAGAGATTCAGCTTTGGGGAGTGAAGGTGTGTGTTTTTTAAGTTGATGAAAAGAGATGGGAACGACTTCACATTGCTCTGTCGTCCGACGTCAGAAGTGGCGTTGGAAGGACTCGCATTCGCGCTTGGCAGATGCGCTACTATCACGGTCTCACGTGCGCGAGTTTGAAAGTGAAGCATGTCATGGTATACCTTAAGTGCCACAGTTGGTTCTAACAGCACGCACGGCACATTGAAAAGAGAACGAGAGTGACCGGAGACACGTCTTGGGCGCGCCTTGAACCGTGGTATGGTACATTTTGTTCTCAATGCCTCGACTCTATGCCTGCTGTGGAAGCAAGACTAGTGTGAACTCCTTCCCGCTCAAAATATATACATGTCGTGCCTCTTCCTCTTGCTTCATCGCGTTCCTGAGACAGCGCTTACTTCGCCTTTGGCTTGGTGATCTGCATTGTCTCGAGATCCTCACGCTCCTTGATTTCGGTCTCGATTTCGACGATCAGTGGTGAGAGATAGGGTGTGTCCTGTGGACGTTGTCAGTCTCGAGCTTCCTTTCGCGATCTGCGAGTCCTTGATAGCAGCCCTTCTGTGATGAATGATACGTACAGTCTCCTGGGTTGTCCATTCGTGCTTTGGCAAAAGTTGATGCGCGAGAGAGCACTATGATTGTGTCAGCATCCAATGTCCTGATCTTCCTCAAGTGATGCGCATATACCTGGAAAGCTCGTCGCATGCGAAAGACACGGTCGTACGCCTCCTTTGGTGACAGACGCTTGAGAGCGAGCTGTACTTGTGGGTTCTCCTCTGGAATCAGGTCATCGGCCCTGTCAATCCAACGTGTCAGTATGTTTGCTCTGTCTTCCCACTCCTGTGCGCATGCTCTTCCGTCGTCCCTCCTCTTGTATCGTGGCCGCATACCTCAATCCCAACTTCCGGTAGCCAGCGTTGTCAAAGTACCACTGCGAGAGCGGCTTCATCCAGCGCTGCAGCCAAGGCCGCTTCATGATGTAGGGGGCGAGCGAGGGAGTCGACATTGTGGCCGGTGTTCAAGGGTATCGGGTGGTGTCGTGGGTATAGGTTTGTGTTCCAGATGTATGAGGCGCTTTGCTGTGAACTTCGGGTTGCAGATGCTCAATGCTGATCAGTGGCTTTGTGATTGGCCGGCTGGCGGCGTGACCCGCTAGAGATTGGATCTTACCGACCGTCCGATTCCGAGAAAGCTTGCACGTCAGAGCTACATCGAACAACCAACTACCCAAACTCACTACCACATTCACTTGCGATTGTTTGTTTGGGCCCGGGTCTGGTCTGGATACTGCATGTGATCTTGCTGCACTTTGCTTTCAGCTGTCTATACAATCGACAGCGTTCCCGCTCGTGAGCCGCTCCTTCCCACAGGCCGAAAGCGGGGACGATAACGAAAGACGGAAGCACGAGCTCACCAATTCCTCCGTCCACGACCCAGTCCTACATTTACTTTCCACACCTACACAAGACCTACGGCTTGGCACGATTATGAGCTGGATAGTACACAGCCCTCGGTAGTGCCTTTCAGGCAATGCAGAATCCCGCGAATTCTGCTATGTTGTCCAACTCCGATGGCTCACAACCAAAATCGATTACAAACCAGACCAAGTCTGCCTTACACCAGCACACGGCCTACCCCAAAGTCGCGATATGGGCTTCGAAACTCTCCAATGCTAGCGTCAACTCCTTCTCCGGCGCAATGGCCGGCATGGCTAGTGGCATTGTCACCTGTCCGCTCGATGTCATAAAGACAAAGCTGCAAGCACAAGGCTCCTTCTCGAATCCAGGGTTGCAGCACACAGGCCCGAAGCCAAGTGCGATATACCATGGCATGCTGGGTACTGCGCGAACGATCATTCGGCAAGATGGCTTGAAGGGCATGTATCGAGGTCTGGGACCTATGCTACTGGGATACCTACCGACATGGGCAGTCTACATGGCGGTCTACGATGGCAGTCGCGAGTACTTTTATGTACACGGATATGGTCAAAGAGAGACGGATAAGTGGTTCGCACGGGTCTACGCCAGCATAGCAGCGGGAGCATGCAGCACCCTTGCTACAAATCCCATATGGGTCATCAAGACTCGCCTGATGTCGCAGGTCTCGAGGAGTGCATCTGATGGAGCGCGGACACCATGGCATTACTCTAGTACACTGGACGCCGCCCGGAAGATGTACAGGTCGGAAGGTATTGGTGTCTTCTACTCTGGACTGGCGCCCGCCCTGCTCGGCCTCACGCACGTCGCGATACAATTTCCTTTGTATGAGTACTTCAAGCAGAGGTTTACGGGTATAGAAATGGGCGGTACACCGAACGCATCACAGCCTGCGTCCAACACTGCGGGTATTCTGGCGGCAACGTTTTTGTCGAAAGTGTGTGCAACTTGTGCAACATATCCACACGAGGTCCTCAGAACACGCATGCAGACCCAACTTCGCCACGCGCCTGTAGAAGGCAACGGGCATGGCGTGAGTGCCTCTCACCACAGTCAAAGCATATCAGGCACAAAGAGGATCGGTAATACTGACGGCGTTGCTTATCAGCCACGCTATCGAGGTCTGGTGCAGGCGTTTCATACGATACTGCGGGAGGAGGGAGCAAGAGCGTTCTACAACGGTATGGGAACGAACATGATCCGGGCGATTCCCGCAGCAATGACCACAATGTTGACGTTTGAGAGTGTCAAGGGTGCCGTTGGGAGGTTACAAGAAGAAGGCAAGGAGCTCACGCAGGGCGGTAACTGAGAAGTGATTCGAGATGGCGAAGTGAAGATTCATGAAAGGCTTGAAGAAGCATTGCACATATGGGCGGCGTTATGAAGTCCAGAGCCCGGGAGAGGCAAGGGCATGCAAGAAGCATTTGACGTTTGCGAAGGGCAGCGAGAACTTCCTGCATCGGGCATTCTTAAGCAAGGCGTCACGGAGTTATGGAGATGGTGCTGCGGGCAGCAGCTGATGCCAATGGCGTTTCTAGTTGTACGTACAGCGTCCCAGAATTTGAACGTTAACGATTTAACAATGAGGCCCACTTCGTGCGGCGGCGACTGTTTGCCAGAAGTGAGTAAGAAAAGTATTCGACCAACGGGAGCTCCGAGCTGAACTCGCGCCTTCCTCAAGACTCTGACCACTTTTGCCGGCAAAGCGCGCTTTTGCAACCATCACATGTTGCGACACAAGCAACATCACACAATTGAACAATACATTCAACTCTCGCGCTTCATTCCAGATCGAGATCCACCTACAGCGTTGCCTGTTCTTCGCTTGCCCTGGCTAGCCTGTGCAACATCACGCTCGCCATCACGTCTCACACCTCACACAAACACATTACACCAACGCGGTCCTCGACACCGCCCTCGACACCGCCATCCACATAGCCATCCACATCGCCCTCTAAGACAAACGGTATGCGCTATTGAGCATGGCGAAGTGCGATCTCTACTGGAAGGTCAACGAGTACCACGGCATCGGCAAAGAAGGACTCAAAGCTCTCCTCGAGGCACGCGGCAACCACGTCACAGCTGGCTCGTCAATTCGCAAGCTTTCGAGCGAGTTGTGGCGCCGCGATCTCGGCCAAGTTGACTATGGCAAGTGCGAGACAGAGGACTTGCGCGCTTTTGTGGTAGCACGCAGAATTGCCGTGAAAGGCGAGGCCGAGAAGACTCCACGCGAGCAACTCATAGACCAGCTCGAGGCCAGAGACGAAGAGCCACAGTTTACAAAGTCCCTGGATCTACCTGCGGAGATGAGGAATCGAGTCTATGAGCTGTACTTCGCAAGTTTCGAGGATCCAATTTGGGTCCCGGCTCCTCCACCTCTCACACAAGTCTCTCAAGTCATCCGCACTGAGACCATCGGCATGTTCTACAGCAGCTGCACATTCGGCATCATCTGCCACGACAATAATTGCCGCGATGGATCTGAACCTTTTGACTACCGGGTGTCAGACTCCTGGTGGATGTTCCTCGGCGAGCACAGCCAAAAGGTCAACCAGATCGAGAGGCTAATCATACGATTCTCTTACTGCTTCATGCTGGAGCATCACGAAGATTGCCTTGGCCAGACCGTTATGTCAATGACTGCTAAGAGCGTTGCCTTCGAACCTTGTCAAGACTTCGAGCTGTCGGACAGGGGCCCACTGGACAAAACGATTGACGGCGTGGTGCAGCAGCTCAAAGACGCGACAGAAGACCGCCGTTTGGATCACAAGAACATCATGGCATTGATCACCGGGATGCAGAACTCTCTGAATGCATATTGACTGCGTAGACAGACTCGAGAGACGATATTGGCGAGATTTTCGAGCAAGGCCTGTGGACAGAGTTCGCTGCCGCCGAGCGCGTCGTCTACCTTCGTTGAAAGCATCATTGCTTGGATCGTCCGGCGTGCTAGAGCGATGTGTAGATGCAGCCACCTACGCGAATCGCTCGCGTGTTGCCTTCTCCCTATAATGTGAAGAACATGAGCTGCAAACCCAATTGTCGCAATGGTTCCCCGGCAATGAACTTTGTCAACAGCCCTTGGAGGTGACAAGCTCTCACGAAGCTCGACCTAGATTCGCAGGGTGTGACTGGACCGTTGTTTGCGGCAAGTGAGCGAAATGGAAAGGCAATCTGCTCATACGGTGGACATGGTAAAGAAGGGACGCAGTGGTGGATTGAGGCACTCTATCTCAGCAGGGATGGTTCACTCAAGCAGGATACCACCAAGAACATGTAGCATAGTCAACCCACTGCCGGACCCAAGCTCAAAGTACGGCTAAACTAGCTGTTGACCTTCTCCCCCACAATAGCAGCAACACTCACACTCGATCCATACAGCTGCGGCGATATCGTCAACGTCCCATTCTCCTTATCCCACTTGGCAACATGAGACGCTTCCTCGGGTCTACCACCACCTTCGACCCCAACACTCCAACCAAACACCCTCATCTCCGCTTCACCACGCCTGGCCTTCGAGATCGCCTGCTCGACTTCTTCGACACTCTCGCCGAAGAACTTGATATCATACGAGAGGTTGTTCAAGCACACTAGCTGCGTTGGGCGCATGAGATTCTTAGCAGATTCTGGGGCGGAGGGGTTGAGTCTGAAGTTGGAACCTTTGATGTCCCTGCAGGATGGGACTGTCAGTGGTGCGTGAGCGTGTGCAAGGACGTCTCAGTCTTACCATCCACCAGGATAAACGCTCTCCAGTCTTCTGCCAGTCCATTTGACAACGATGGAAGTCTTCTGCTGATCTGGGCTGCTCAAAGCGGAAGTGGTATTGCCCTCAGCCGTGATGCCGCACCATGGCACGGAGAATAATGTATTGGAGTTGAGGGATCTCTGGCCA
Proteins encoded in this window:
- a CDS encoding Mitochondrial nicotinamide adenine dinucleotide transporter 1, which produces MQNPANSAMLSNSDGSQPKSITNQTKSALHQHTAYPKVAIWASKLSNASVNSFSGAMAGMASGIVTCPLDVIKTKLQAQGSFSNPGLQHTGPKPSAIYHGMLGTARTIIRQDGLKGMYRGLGPMLLGYLPTWAVYMAVYDGSREYFYVHGYGQRETDKWFARVYASIAAGACSTLATNPIWVIKTRLMSQVSRSASDGARTPWHYSSTLDAARKMYRSEGIGVFYSGLAPALLGLTHVAIQFPLYEYFKQRFTGIEMGGTPNASQPASNTAGILAATFLSKVCATCATYPHEVLRTRMQTQLRHAPVEGNGHGVSASHHSQSISGTKRIGNTDGVAYQPRYRGLVQAFHTILREEGARAFYNGMGTNMIRAIPAAMTTMLTFESVKGAVGRLQEEGKELTQGGN
- a CDS encoding Cytochrome b-c1 complex subunit 7 yields the protein MSTPSLAPYIMKRPWLQRWMKPLSQWYFDNAGYRKLGLRADDLIPEENPQVQLALKRLSPKEAYDRVFRMRRAFQCSLAHQLLPKHEWTTQETDTPYLSPLIVEIETEIKEREDLETMQITKPKAK
- a CDS encoding DNA-3-methyladenine glycosylase; its protein translation is MSSVRRSARNSAKAVAEVAVVAAKKRSRNSKAHSDVAVDSTAQKGTSGAKGADFMPPPPSTPLPNKRRKIAKETPSKLPPITRTASAIGFMTSSSNLTPNGNYSTGDIDDASPPATRPVQLHHTNATLVTPGGTQLQPAYSNFEEASPSKAGGPPKATSKTLLDEACSHLLKGDEAHDNGRLKPVIEQHHCRIFSPEGLAETIDPFRSLASGIMAQQVSGAAAKSIKNKFIALFEADQCPTGFPPPALVASTPLARLREAGLSQRKAEYIQGLAQKFGSGEITVKQLMEGSDEDVFSKLIAVRGLGAWSVEMFMCFGLKRMDVFSTGDLGVQRGMAAYMGRDVGKLKAKGSNNKWKYMSEKEMVEIAERFRPYRSLFMWYMWRIEEVDVSAVQDN
- a CDS encoding MFS transporter L2; amino-acid sequence: MPLTNSSSHLVDWLSTDDHHPHPLRSHSSSEDLMAHSTPESTPPRLTIAIKRSLLSRRRYSFHIIPPVPQVPSKAFTCPSPKGFVHAAGTSPGSSDLPVIPVRPPLRPTQSFGSSSDVSYYSPTLSEFGKKSMFASVEEMFPDQEVLTARSGHGWRFYATFTCLALLNFSCDFSTTVLSTALPAVSRDLDLKTLQAFWLPGSLLLAEALCQPLFMRLAHALGCEQILLSGVVVFISGSVMSALAKTIALLFAGQCLQGIGVGATSILTELILGQFGTTRDFQPAGRGAWTRSTSHLFSIGLALGPVLGGACAQNVGWKYVFWPQVLLGSLTLIGLAFLLRLPVVSTHPVSERLAKVDFIGWTLLTAAVSMMTTSIFRSGPTHTWSSYHTWVPLALGFTCFTMWCLYNGYRIEPALPMGIFQDRSAAVACFGALVQGILLAAIIYFMPMFFQIMGMQPIMSGISLAPWTLGILAVSVASGAIISAAGSRSMVWAGWTLLAVGCGLMILFSPTTTATLFVPVELIAGAGLGLLTPSLTTTIESAASNDDESIHAVPLLIYSNTLGQCLGILGSGAIFLTAMEKGVAHNKYLSVGAAAYTEAAASFINVINTTTLEP